tattaatgatattccccataaatataaaatatttcatGTGTGTGGTGAAATTAAAAAATGCAAATATTTCATATCACTTTTTACTACAAATATTACACTAAAATTTTGATCATAATAAATAATGTGATCAAGATGAAATGATCACCTTTGACTTTCTGAACTAAATtcctttaacattttttttcacatttctaATTAATCCGGTTTAGATTTCAGGTAAatgaagatttttttttcatctaAGCGTGTGCGTTTTACATTAAAGCTGCTGATAATTTTGCTTTGAAATCAATAATTGTTGCAACGACGTGGGGAACTCAGTTTTTGTCACAAACATTCTGCTGTGACAACTGCAGCACATTGTTATTTTCTGTTGTCACTTTTTACTCACACTCAGTGTTGTTGGGAGGAAAAACCTCAGAAGCTATTATTGTTCTACAAGTGAAAAGAGGCTTTGATGTATTCAGGATGAtcagaaaataaattaaatggaTTAATGTTTTGTGTCTGCGAGCTATCAGAAATGTGTTGTGTGGAAAAATACTGCAAGCCGTATTTCGGTGGAAGGAaatgcaattatcagaaaatctgAAGCATCTGCAGTGATTACACGGTTTATTAAAACCCcaataacatttaatttaaacCCACAAGAAAAGTAGTTTAATCACAGAAAATGGAAAACATGGACAAAGATGAACCAAATGGATTGTTCTTTAAATAAATGTgtctataaataaaataaatataaaaataaatacacaaacaaatAGAAAAATAGGATGagttaaaataaaattaatattTCATCCAGATTGATGCTCTTTACTGTAAAATAATTTTCAAAAAGTCAGTTTTCCAGTGCATCTCTATCTTATAGTTTAGCACTGAGCTGCTTCTGTGGAAGTCTTTTGGATGTTTGGAGTTGTATCTTGAATCCGATTGATCGTTTTGCAAAGACATCTGACAAGAATGCAAAGAAAAACAATGTTAGTCCTAATTTCAACCGGAAACTAAATATAAGCTCCAAATAAACTTGATTTTTACCTGTAATTTGTGCAATTAGCTCTGTGTTTGGTGGCTGTGTTGCAGAACAGCTGTTTCGTCTGTCCTAGCCTTCCTTCAGTGAGACTTGTGGGTTTGTTAGAGATGCTGGAGCAGTTCTCTTGGTTTTTGCAGATATGTTTCTCTTCGTTGCTCAAACTTTCGTCCTCCTCTGTCCTTGGACGGCCTGCTGAGATTCTCAGCTGTTTGGACTCCTGGTAGAAAGACACAGTGCAGGCAGAGGACATTTCTTCCCACTGAAACCTGCCATGCAGCGGAGCATTAGACTGAAAACTGAAGTTCCAGCGTCGGGTGTCCTGCTCAGACATCTCCTTTAGATGCAGCTGGAAGTCCAGACGCAGCTGGTCGTGGTCCACCGGGCCAAACAGACTCCTGCAAACAGGCTCTCTGCTTTGGTTGTTCATCATTAAAACAGTTCTGAGGGAGTTTGGATGGGAAACTGTGTCAGCTGAGGAGATATTTTTTTGGTCCACTCATGCAGCGGAGCTGGGGGATTTAAAAGCAATGGGGATGTTTTGTTAGTACACAATAGCCAGATGATTCTGATTGGCTGCAGCTGTTTGAAATGGGATCCATGTGCAGGTGGTGGGGAGTGTGGGCTCTGGatcatttagtaaaaaaaaaaagggcctGACTTCTACGGAGTAGAATTACCATGACAATGACATCTTTTGTATGAGATCACcgtgtgcgtttacatgcagccagtaacccttttaaacccgaatattcacaataacccagttccgcacggccatgtaaacaccgccaaaaacccggatttgctcataaccgggtttttaaaaacccggttactacacctggggtaacccttttctaacccgaatgtttggtcgtgtaaacgcatatcgggatatccccatcaaagcgtgtgttctgcacatgctctgtttgcaaggaatcttggtcttttgagtagcgagacgtcttgaatgcgccagaacaccggaagtaaacaacaagttgggagcaacatggcgagtcgcggcacagcaccacacttttggagtgacgaggaaactaaagcgcaaacaaacgcggtcgctatctcttccgaactgggaaacatgttgttgttttcacagataccggaacaagaagaaccggaaatgatgcatattgcgtctggacgtagtccatacgtcctgacgccaccccaacgtccgcatttaaatcgggttatgcaagttaggggtaactctttctatttatgcttgtaaacgggttattctgatcaactcagaaacccgaattccgaccttaacccgatcataacccggatattggctgcatgtgaaCGTAGTCAGTGTGTGCATGGGCTGAATGCTTAAGTCTTTTGATGTTGGCTTCTGTTAAAAGGTTATGAACATGTCTTACCTGTTGTAGATAGGCTTTTTAAACCCTAGAACTCTAGCATCAGGTGATTTTCACCCacacaattcttgtcatgtgttacagctgttgctgtttacctcacaaaacagacactgcagaggacaatcagtgctttgcctcctcctacctgcacagctgcactcacttgggctgatcacctcctgagcagcataaaagggagagctgccaggtGCAAGGGAGAGACaggatctgtgccagttctctcatgtgctccatttattggtgttttaatggcttttaaatgggtttttagttctttaagcttagagaagcttaagagcttttagaggtttttaacagacgagggaccagagtgctggttacctcttggctcccaaacttgtgtttaagtcagtggactttgttttgtgaatATTTGGGAGCATttggatgtctgttttaaacttaaacccttggccattttaacaatgtgttaagtacttttagatttggagctttttgtcattttaaaatccttttaataaaattaatgtttacaatttccacaactgaaacacgtgcctctgtgttactccccgtCCTTCTCCATTTCCACCAATAGAAGACGTAACACATGTGATTTCCATTGTGCTGCTGCTCTCTTGAGTTGCATGGGTACTAAGGTAGCTTCAGGCTGCTCACTAATTCACTCCTTGTTGGCATCCCTGTTTCGGCTCTAAACCTGCTCAGACTGTGCAGAACGCTGCAGCTAGGTTTCCAAAAATCACTAGCAGATGCAGTCatgtcattttagcacatctCCATACCAGTGGGTTTCAGGGTGACATTTAAGAGCCtactgtttgtttttaaagaaacgataaatgacccacacttgtaaatCGCCATTCTGAgtcaaaggactccaaagcgctttaagccgggcgtacactgtgcgactttttcacttttttgagccgattttccagtcgtgcgagaatccacgacatcggggcgagttttgcgccgagcggtcgtgtagtgtacagggggttacgagaggcgattaacaccacgtgaccagctgccgatcagcagtcgtgaggtcgcacggacttctggtgtgtttaatattttgctcgtccctcgtgagggtatcgcactgttgaagcagcgctgcgagcagctgcgagcagctacaatccaaaaagtatcagaaccgctcacggcgcatgcgcgcgcaatcctgcatcaacgccggtcgctcgctatttccctaataacacacgctgttcgtttttgtttctacacgttttttttactcacaaagattgtcaagaaagcgtgtttgtcgtgttcgtgtcaaattaaactgatcacaaaacacagatttactttctttatttcgttttcctcatccaacccccataaatccctgtgtgtcctcctgcagcactcccgaaggacaacaggcaagacaagacaaaaaagtctgacgtgttgagtaaaaacggctatttttagcatatttttagggccgacgtgttgctaccagacgtacagtgtgagcagtcaggtcgcatgcgagaactgggtcgtacagtgtgagcacatgactcgtgagatctgctctgcgaggaagtcgtacagtttgagctgaagctgaacgctgcgagtgaaaaagtcgcacagtgtacgcccggctttacacaaCTCTGTatcatttacccattcacacacacatttacacactggtggggatgagctacaatgtagccacagctgccctggggtgcaatgacagaggagaggcttccAAACACTGGCACCATCTGTCCCTCTGACAACCAGGAAGTATGAATATATTGCCCAAAGGCACAACAGCAAAATTCTCTGTTGGCAGcctggattgaacctgcaaccttccaattactggacaacctgcccaCCTCCTGACGACCTCATCACACCATACgagctggtccaagctctttggtcAGCTGACCGCTTGTTGCTGTATTCCCAAAATGAACTAGAAAACACATGGGAACAGGCCTTTGTGCATGCCGCCCCAGCCCTTTGGAATGCATCATACATGGCAGTCTTCAAGGCCTgactgaaaactcacttttatgacttggcttttgGACCATGACTTCCTTTCCATGTGTGTTTTTAAACTTTTCATTTCTTTCAATGTTTTTAATTGCTATTTTAAATGCTAGATGTGCTTCATTGTTTAAACTGCCTTTGCTGGCTTTCATCTGTTTTGCATGGTTTTTATGTAAGTGTTgtctgtgcagcgctttgttcaGCCCGAATGCTGTTTGTAAATgtgccttataaataaatcagtaTGGTAGGGTATGatgaccatccatccattgtctgaacccgctttgtccacgtagggtcacgggaagggtggggggtgggggggggggggggggggggggatggtgcCGAGTCCGACCTCACTGAGAAAGGAAGAGAATTCCAGAGGgacggagcagcatagacaaaagcatgCTGCCCCCGCGTTAGTATTTCATGGTGAATGCCGAAGCAGTAAGCAATTGGCAGATCTCAATGCTCGGCTTGCCACATAATGACTCACAAGATCAGACAGGTAATCCCATGCCAGTCCATttcgggccttaaaaacaaatatcAGAATCTTAAACTTTACTTGGAAGTTTACAGGTAGCCAATGGAGGTGCGCCAGTACAGGTGCGATATGGTCACAGCCAAATCCGAAAGTGAGTGTTTGATTTTGTTAGGAGCCAcgaggagtgcctcagacttggagtcattcagcttcagaaatttgtCAGCGAACCAGTCCCTCACTTCAGCCAAATATTCGTCCAGAAGAGAGAGAGcacctggtttgttcaaagccaggtagatctggcaatcatctgcacagAGATAGTAGCTTAGGCCAGAGATCCTCAGGATAGAACCCAGAGGGAGGATGTAAATTGAGAACAGGAGAGCcccaagcacagatccctgcTGCACTCCCCAGGGGAGTGGGAGGGATGGAGAAGAACAGTTACAAAACTGAaccttgaaaactctgtttgacagaTATGAGCAAAACCACTGTAGTGGGGTACCCCTAAGCCCCACCCAAGTCTATCCAGCAGAATATCATGGTCAACTGTATCAAATGCTGTGGAAAGACCTAGCAGAAGGAGCAGAACAAGAGACCCAGAGTCAGAGGCCACTAGGATGTCATTGGTCACACGAAGAAGGGCTGATTCAGTACTATGAAGTGGCCTAAAGCCAGACTGGAACACATCAACTAAGGAATAGCTATTCACGTGTGCTGGGATCTGGGAATAGACCATCTTTTCAAGGACCTTAGACAGaaacggtaatttggagattGGCCGGAAGTTTGCAAAATTGGAGTGGTCTAAACCAGTTTTTTCAAAATTGGTTGCACAACCacctttttaaaagaagtaggaaACACCCCAGTGGTCAGGCTAGAATTAAAAATGTCCAAAACATCACCCACCACGTGCTGAGTAAAGAAAAGGCAAAATGATAGCTAGAGTCCAAGGTTAGGTTAGAATACTAAAAATAAACCAACAAGGCTTACTTTGGAGTTAGCCCAACAAATATTGGTTTTAAaaaggaactaggcagttttggcttgcttttagtgcCCTCTAGTGTCCATCTTTAAAACCAAAATCATCCTTGATGTGtgtttaatctaacagctgaaacatcttcccagccttccttagtgtctacaggagtgatttgtCACTTAAGtagacaaatcagctgtgttcatgatctaaaacatgcaggtgtAACGTCcaacaatggtcagttttcacctaaaaactgacctacatgccaccggtcaccggaaaacataaattccattctctaaggtggatttcacattctaccttccaacaagcaacaaggtttgcagaaccttgttgccatttcaggaggaacacgatgtcagcctgtgttcccaaacaaagccttcttctgataacaccacaggattcctcatgcctctgaataaagtgactattttcagctcatatgagttaatcaatcgtgaaatggaatgaacaaatgttatatgaaattatcaataatgttttgattaatatgtgcttaaattaataatgtTGATTAATCTCCGCTTGAactactgaagtttgaaattaatattattatggtatgatcagtaattgtagatttaacaagtgaatcattatctacactcagaaacaaggttcattagagataaattaaagttaagttaaacgtcatgacacatagatattttcgtAGCCACAAATCAaaacatcctgtatctgaaagagg
This genomic window from Nothobranchius furzeri strain GRZ-AD chromosome 9, NfurGRZ-RIMD1, whole genome shotgun sequence contains:
- the cdkn1ca gene encoding cyclin dependent kinase inhibitor 1Ca, coding for MMNNQSREPVCRSLFGPVDHDQLRLDFQLHLKEMSEQDTRRWNFSFQSNAPLHGRFQWEEMSSACTVSFYQESKQLRISAGRPRTEEDESLSNEEKHICKNQENCSSISNKPTSLTEGRLGQTKQLFCNTATKHRANCTNYRCLCKTINRIQDTTPNIQKTSTEAAQC